The following nucleotide sequence is from Syntrophales bacterium.
CAGAGATCTTCTTTTCGATTCAAGCTCGTTAAGTCTTTTATTCATAAGCACCTCCCTATAGTCTGAATACTCACTAAGCAATCAGATTATAGGGTAAATAAAAAGATTTGTCAAGTTTACCCATAAATTTGTCGTAGACCCTTGGAAAAAGCAATCTGAGTAAAATTCTCTGGCAGTATTTTTAAACTTACTGAGAACTACTTTGGAAGGGAATTGCATCCAGAACACTAAAAGTGGGGGCATTAATTGTTTCATCTCTTTCTTCATCCTCATCCAAATAATTTACTATCTTCCAGCTTTCTTCATTCGCTAAGAGTTCTGTAAGGAGCAAATTATTCAATCTGTGTCCCGATTTATAAGCTACAAAATGACCTATAATCGGCATACCCAAAAGAGATAGATCCCCAATGGCATCGAGGATCTTATGCTTTACAAATTCATCAGAAAATCTGAGTCCTTCTTTATTGATAATTTTTTCATCATCCAGGACAACCGCATTATTCAAAGAACCTCCGAGAGCTAATCCCTTTGCTTGAAGGTACTCAACATCTTTTAAAAATCCGAAGGTTCGTGCTGCACAAATATTTTTTTCATATTCAATATCAGAAAAAACCATATGATACAATTGTTCACCGATCAACGGATGTTCAAATTCAATTTCGTAAGTAATTTTAAATTCCGGTGATGGCATAAGCACTGCCCAGCACTCTCCATCCTTTACAGAGATTATCTCCTTTACGACCAGTAATTTCTTACATTTTCCCTGAGCGACTGTTCCGACACTCTTTAACAAGTCAACAAAAGGTAGGGCACTTCCATCCATAATCGGAATTTCAGGTGAATCTATCTCAACAACGGCATTATCCACACCCATCCCATTAAAAGCAGAAAGCAAATGTTCAACCGTTGAAACCATTGTCCCATTTACTCCCAAAGTAGTTGCCAGTGTTGTATCACACACGTTTTTCAACTCGGCCTTGATTATATTATTTTCCGATAAGTCCTTACGAACAAAGATTATCCCTTCATCAACCCCGGCAGGTTTTATTGTCATGTTAACTTTTCTACCTGAGTGCAAACCCACGCTTTTACATCCTATTTCGCTCTTTACCGTTCTCTGCAAACGCATAACACTCCCTGCAAATACATTTTAGAGAGCTTTGCAAAACTGCAATTCTGGTCATTACGAGGAGCTTTAGCGACGCGGCAATCTTATGAATTATCAACATATTACGAGATTGCTTCGCTTCGCTCGCAATGACAATATTGGTATTATGCAAAGCTCTCTTTGCTTTTAGATTAGAAAACTTGGGGAAAATTGTATTTTTAACGTTTTCCCCCTCTTTAAAATAGAGCAACAATCATACCAGCTACAGTTATAATCACATCCAAATAATATAACGGCTATAACTTACTGAAATTCAATATATTTTCCTACAGGCCATTAATTGTTGGAAAAGAATGAAAGTGTTTAACTCTCGTTATGTGTGTCGTAAAAGACACACTTTGATGAGGAATCAGAGGATACTACGATTTTTACTTATTATTGAATCTTTCTTTTTCGCTGTAGATACATCCACAATACTGTTGTCTGTACATACCCAAATCTTTGGATATCCTAATCCCCTCCTTCCATCCTTTACGAAAATCCTGATAGAAGAACTCGATTCCATGTTTCTTCGACAGACTCTCCCCGATATCTTTGATCATCTCGTGATCTTGAAATTTGCTGTAGAGGAGCGTTGTTGTGAAACCTTCCATTTTCTCCCTTTTGGCAATAAGTACGGTATTTTCCAAGCGCGAATAATAACAATACCTACACCTGTTATCTTCTCTAAAAACTACACTTCTCAAAAACTCTTCCATCGGATACTCTTCATGCGAAACAATCCTTAAACCTACACTGACAGCATACTCCTCAAGAGTATCAAACCGTCTTTTATATTCAAGATAAGGATGAATGTTAGGGTTATAAAAGAAGCCCAAAACATTATGACCACTTTCTCTTAATATCTTCAGCGGGTATATCGTACAGGGGGCACAGCAAATATGGAGTAAATTTTTCATACGAAAATCCAGTTCAAAGTTTCAAGTCTAAAGTCTCAAGTCTTTAGAAACGTTTATACGGTTTCTAACTTTAAACCTTAAACTTCAAACCTGAAAATTTATTTGAACAATTGTTGTTGGTCTCTATCTCCCCACTCTTTCCCAAAATGCTCATACGCAATTTTCGTAGCCACCCGCCCTCTTGTTGTCCTGTGAAGGTATCCCTCCTGAATAAGGTATGGCTCATAGACGTCCTCAATAGTATCTCTTTCCTCACCTATTGCAGATGACAGATTATCAATTCCTGCCGGACCACCATTAAATTTATCAATCAAGGTTAATAGTATCTTACGGTCCATGTGATCAAACCCCCTATGATCAACTGCGAGCATTTCCAAGGCATCAATGGCTACCTTTTTGTTAATTAAGCCATCCGCCCTGACTTCAGCAAAATCCCGTACCCTTTTAAGAAGACGGTTCGCTATGCGGGGAGTACCTCGCGACCGGCCGGCTATTTCATAAGCCCCTTCATCATCAAGTCTCACAGACAATATATCAGCCGATCTTTTAACAATGATTGAAAGTTCTGCAGGGGTATAAAATTCAAGTCGGAAACTCATACCGAAGCGATCACGAAGTGGCGATGTAAGAAGCCCTGCTCTGGTCGTTGCACCCATCAGGGTAAACTTAGGAATCTCCAGCTTCATTGAACGTGCGGAAGGTCCCTGGCCGATTAGAATATCGATATGGTAATCCTCCATCGCAGGGTATAGAATTTCCTCTACAACATGGGAAAGCCTATGAATCTCGTCGATAAACAGAGTATCATGTTCGTGAAGATTTGTAAGGATTGCGGCCAAGTCTCCCGGGCGTTCTATAACGGGACCTGAGGTAACTTTAATATCGACTCCCATCTCTTCGGCCACGATATAAGCTAATGTGGTCTTCCCCAGTCCGGGAGGACCATAGAGCAGTACATGATCGAGAGCTTCACCTCTCCTTCTGGCAGCCTCAATGAATATGGAAAGGTTTTCCTTTATTTTTTTCTGTCCCACAAACTCAACAAGAGTTTTTGGACGCAGTGACCGTTCATACCCATTTTCATTCTCAAATTTTGCCGGGCTCACCACAGAATGTTCCATAACGCGCAATCTCTGTTCTACAGGGGTAAGTTATTTTATCGCTATCTCTCCGTGACTGGTCGATAGGATAAATTTTTCAGCGCTTCCTTTAAGAGGACTTCGAACGTCAATTCTTCCGAAGACTCATGTATCACCTTATCCAGAACGTTTTTAGCGGTATTTCTTTTGTACCCAAGGTTTACCAGCGCTGACAGGGCATCCTCTTCAATCACTTCTTCGGACAATCTCTCATCACCGGCAGTAGGTACCGCTCCTTCTGGTGCGAGCCTTAAGACCTTATCCTTAAGCTCAAGTATCATTCTTTCAGCCATTTTTTTCCCAACACCCGGAATTCTCATCAGCCTTGCAAGATCCCCGCCAGAAACGGCCTTTGCCAATTCTGCCACAGAAATACCTGAAAGGATATTCACTGCGAGTTTAGGCCCTATACCGGTCACCAGAATCAACAGTTTAAAGATATCCATCTCCTCTCTGGTATTAAAACCGAAGAGGCCGATTGAATCCG
It contains:
- the lpxC gene encoding UDP-3-O-acyl-N-acetylglucosamine deacetylase, whose translation is MRLQRTVKSEIGCKSVGLHSGRKVNMTIKPAGVDEGIIFVRKDLSENNIIKAELKNVCDTTLATTLGVNGTMVSTVEHLLSAFNGMGVDNAVVEIDSPEIPIMDGSALPFVDLLKSVGTVAQGKCKKLLVVKEIISVKDGECWAVLMPSPEFKITYEIEFEHPLIGEQLYHMVFSDIEYEKNICAARTFGFLKDVEYLQAKGLALGGSLNNAVVLDDEKIINKEGLRFSDEFVKHKILDAIGDLSLLGMPIIGHFVAYKSGHRLNNLLLTELLANEESWKIVNYLDEDEERDETINAPTFSVLDAIPFQSSSQ
- a CDS encoding epoxyqueuosine reductase QueH — translated: MKNLLHICCAPCTIYPLKILRESGHNVLGFFYNPNIHPYLEYKRRFDTLEEYAVSVGLRIVSHEEYPMEEFLRSVVFREDNRCRYCYYSRLENTVLIAKREKMEGFTTTLLYSKFQDHEMIKDIGESLSKKHGIEFFYQDFRKGWKEGIRISKDLGMYRQQYCGCIYSEKERFNNK
- the ruvB gene encoding Holliday junction branch migration DNA helicase RuvB; this encodes MEHSVVSPAKFENENGYERSLRPKTLVEFVGQKKIKENLSIFIEAARRRGEALDHVLLYGPPGLGKTTLAYIVAEEMGVDIKVTSGPVIERPGDLAAILTNLHEHDTLFIDEIHRLSHVVEEILYPAMEDYHIDILIGQGPSARSMKLEIPKFTLMGATTRAGLLTSPLRDRFGMSFRLEFYTPAELSIIVKRSADILSVRLDDEGAYEIAGRSRGTPRIANRLLKRVRDFAEVRADGLINKKVAIDALEMLAVDHRGFDHMDRKILLTLIDKFNGGPAGIDNLSSAIGEERDTIEDVYEPYLIQEGYLHRTTRGRVATKIAYEHFGKEWGDRDQQQLFK
- the ruvA gene encoding Holliday junction branch migration protein RuvA, encoding MIARINGILLYKSTDYAIADVNGVGYRVFVPLSTFYELPDTGQPVTLNIYTHFKADSIGLFGFNTREEMDIFKLLILVTGIGPKLAVNILSGISVAELAKAVSGGDLARLMRIPGVGKKMAERMILELKDKVLRLAPEGAVPTAGDERLSEEVIEEDALSALVNLGYKRNTAKNVLDKVIHESSEELTFEVLLKEALKNLSYRPVTER